From the genome of Prevotella herbatica, one region includes:
- a CDS encoding DUF4270 domain-containing protein, translating to MKLKSLGLACIILASFTIISCDDTTDGIGTSLTDNRDNLDISTDTFYVSTKSVIADSVLSRNTTGYLGKFRDPETGAYITSNFMTQFSVLENYTFPKIDSIISKQDGLAYADSCEIRLYHSNTIGDSLAPMKLRAYELGKPVEDEDYYSNFDPEKDGYVRENGLEVDKTYTLADLNYSIDQRSSSDYNASIRIPLNKEYTDKDGKTYKNYGTYIMRKYYENPNNFKNSYTFIHDVAPGFYFKSTNGIGAMANIYNAIMYVYFRYTSKDSTYNVAATFGGTEEVMQTTNIKNDAATIKNMAADNSCTYVKTPAGIFTEMTIPVDDIVKGKENYTINTAKVTLQRINNENPNEYALGAPSQLLMIPADSITSFFKNHDVADNKNSYLANLSSNAYTFNNIGSMIKTMSDNKKSGNISDNWNKVVIIPVTTSTMTISNNTYLTGIYHDMSIKSTKLVGGNTPIKLTVVYSKFK from the coding sequence ATGAAACTTAAAAGTCTTGGTCTTGCATGCATTATACTTGCATCATTCACTATAATTTCTTGTGATGATACCACTGACGGCATTGGAACATCACTTACCGACAACAGAGATAACTTGGATATCAGCACAGACACATTCTATGTAAGTACGAAATCCGTTATTGCAGATTCTGTACTGTCACGCAACACAACAGGATACCTAGGAAAATTCCGTGATCCTGAGACTGGTGCATATATTACTAGCAACTTTATGACTCAATTTAGTGTACTTGAAAACTACACATTTCCAAAAATTGACAGCATAATAAGCAAACAAGACGGTCTAGCTTATGCTGACTCATGCGAAATTCGCCTATATCATTCAAATACAATAGGAGATTCTCTTGCACCAATGAAGCTTAGAGCTTATGAACTTGGCAAACCTGTTGAAGATGAGGATTACTATTCAAACTTTGATCCAGAAAAAGATGGATATGTACGCGAAAATGGACTTGAAGTAGACAAGACCTATACCCTAGCTGATTTGAATTATAGTATTGACCAGCGTTCTTCCAGTGATTATAATGCCTCAATTCGCATTCCGTTAAATAAAGAATATACTGATAAAGACGGAAAAACTTATAAGAACTACGGTACATATATCATGCGCAAGTATTATGAGAATCCAAATAACTTTAAAAACTCATATACCTTCATACATGATGTTGCACCAGGATTCTATTTTAAATCAACAAATGGAATTGGAGCTATGGCTAACATCTATAATGCAATTATGTATGTTTACTTCAGATACACATCAAAAGATTCTACATATAATGTAGCAGCTACATTTGGAGGTACTGAAGAAGTCATGCAGACAACAAACATTAAAAATGATGCTGCCACAATAAAAAATATGGCTGCTGACAACAGTTGTACTTACGTAAAGACACCTGCTGGTATTTTTACTGAAATGACAATTCCTGTTGATGATATAGTAAAAGGCAAAGAGAACTATACTATAAATACAGCAAAGGTAACATTACAGAGAATTAACAACGAGAATCCTAACGAATATGCTTTGGGAGCACCTAGTCAATTGCTTATGATCCCAGCCGACAGCATCACATCTTTCTTCAAGAATCACGATGTTGCTGACAATAAGAATTCATATCTAGCTAACCTAAGTTCAAATGCATATACATTCAACAACATAGGTTCTATGATAAAGACGATGTCTGATAACAAGAAAAGTGGAAATATATCTGATAATTGGAATAAAGTTGTTATAATTCCTGTTACAACTTCTACAATGACAATAAGTAATAATACATATCTTACAGGTATTTATCATGACATGTCAATTAAGAGTACTAAACTAGTAGGAGGAAATACACCTATAAAACTAACTGTTGTATACAGTAAATTCAAATAA
- a CDS encoding glycogen/starch synthase: MAKKVLFINQEITPFVPETNMSIMGKELPQKAQEAGLEIRTFMPKWGNINERRGQLHEVIRLSGMNLIIDDTDHPLIIKVASIPQSRIQVYFIDNDDYFTKRQMTIDEEGNEYADNGERAIFFARGVLETVKKLRWVPDIIHCQGWMSAVVPLYIKTAYHDEPSFAKTKIVTSLFHEQPKGELGSKFRDIVAFRDAKSELMKCYNEKFDFLELGKLALDYSDCVIEANKDVNNDLLKYANNKNIPVLDYPGEDFIGAYNELYEKICPTEE, translated from the coding sequence ATGGCAAAGAAAGTATTATTCATCAACCAAGAGATTACACCGTTCGTACCAGAGACAAATATGTCTATTATGGGTAAAGAACTACCACAAAAAGCACAAGAAGCCGGATTAGAGATTCGTACTTTTATGCCAAAATGGGGAAACATTAATGAGCGTCGCGGACAACTTCATGAAGTCATACGTCTCTCGGGAATGAATCTTATTATCGATGACACAGATCATCCACTAATTATCAAAGTTGCTTCTATTCCACAATCAAGAATTCAAGTTTACTTTATTGATAATGACGATTATTTCACCAAGCGTCAGATGACAATTGATGAGGAGGGTAATGAATATGCCGATAACGGTGAACGTGCTATTTTCTTTGCACGCGGAGTATTGGAAACAGTCAAGAAATTACGTTGGGTTCCGGACATTATACATTGTCAAGGATGGATGAGTGCTGTCGTACCTCTTTATATAAAGACTGCTTATCACGATGAGCCATCTTTTGCAAAGACAAAGATTGTAACATCGCTGTTCCATGAACAGCCAAAAGGCGAACTTGGCAGTAAGTTCCGTGATATCGTAGCTTTTAGAGATGCCAAGTCTGAACTTATGAAATGCTATAACGAAAAGTTTGATTTCTTAGAATTAGGCAAGTTAGCACTTGACTATAGCGACTGCGTTATTGAAGCAAATAAGGATGTAAACAATGATCTCCTAAAATATGCAAATAATAAGAACATTCCAGTTCTTGATTACCCTGGTGAAGATTTCATAGGAGCTTATAATGAGCTTTACGAAAAAATTTGCCCAACAGAAGAATGA
- the panC gene encoding pantoate--beta-alanine ligase — MKVFNKIVDLQNELFYARKEGKSIGLVPTMGALHEGHASLVERSVKDNDITVVSVFLNPTQFNDKGDLDRYPRTLDDDCKLIEKCGADYVFAPSVKEMYPSEDKRHFEFPPVSTVMEGARRPGHFNGVCQVVSRLFYIARPNCAYFGEKDWQQIAVIKQLVKYIGSDVKIIECPIIRESDGLAKSSRNTLLTADERAIAPAIFKSLSASVEYAMSHSISETRDKVVKEINAVEGLDVEYFEIVDGNTLQNVSDWNSSDYIVGCITVNCGKTPIRLIDHIKYKEHKI; from the coding sequence ATGAAAGTTTTTAATAAGATTGTAGATTTGCAGAATGAGCTTTTTTATGCTCGTAAAGAAGGTAAGAGTATTGGTTTAGTGCCAACAATGGGTGCATTGCACGAGGGGCACGCTTCATTAGTGGAGCGTAGCGTTAAAGACAATGATATAACAGTTGTATCAGTTTTCTTAAATCCAACACAGTTTAATGACAAAGGAGATTTGGATAGATATCCAAGAACTTTGGATGATGATTGCAAGTTAATAGAAAAATGTGGTGCAGATTATGTATTTGCTCCGTCTGTTAAAGAAATGTATCCGTCAGAGGATAAACGCCATTTTGAATTCCCTCCTGTCTCTACCGTTATGGAAGGGGCGCGTCGTCCTGGTCATTTCAATGGTGTCTGTCAGGTTGTTAGTAGACTCTTCTATATAGCACGCCCTAATTGTGCATATTTTGGAGAAAAAGACTGGCAACAGATTGCAGTGATAAAACAACTAGTGAAGTATATTGGAAGTGATGTGAAAATTATAGAATGTCCAATAATAAGAGAAAGTGACGGACTTGCAAAAAGCAGTCGCAACACACTCTTAACTGCTGATGAGAGAGCTATAGCCCCTGCTATTTTCAAATCTCTTAGTGCTAGTGTTGAATATGCTATGAGTCATAGTATTTCAGAAACTCGTGATAAGGTTGTTAAGGAAATAAACGCTGTAGAAGGATTGGATGTTGAATATTTCGAAATAGTTGACGGTAATACTCTTCAGAATGTAAGTGATTGGAATAGTAGCGATTATATAGTTGGTTGTATAACTGTCAATTGTGGAAAGACTCCTATTCGTTTGATAGATCATATTAAATATAAAGAACACAAAATTTGA
- the panD gene encoding aspartate 1-decarboxylase → MYIEVLKSKLHCAKVTEANLNYMGSITIDEDLLDAANMIAGEKVQIVNNNNGERFETYIIKGERGSGCICLNGAAARKALVGDIVIIISYALMDFEEAKTFEPKVIFPKEGNKL, encoded by the coding sequence ATGTATATCGAAGTATTAAAAAGTAAATTACATTGCGCTAAGGTTACAGAAGCCAATCTTAATTATATGGGCAGCATCACAATAGATGAAGATCTGTTGGATGCAGCAAATATGATTGCTGGTGAAAAGGTGCAGATTGTAAATAATAACAATGGTGAACGTTTTGAAACCTATATTATAAAAGGCGAAAGAGGTTCAGGGTGCATCTGTCTTAATGGAGCTGCAGCAAGGAAAGCATTGGTAGGTGACATTGTGATAATTATATCTTATGCGCTAATGGATTTTGAAGAGGCTAAAACATTTGAACCTAAAGTCATCTTCCCAAAAGAAGGAAACAAACTCTAA
- the pyk gene encoding pyruvate kinase, with protein sequence MKQTKIVASISDRRCDQDFIRKLFFAGMNVVRMNTAHATEEGIRTIVKNVRAVSPHIGIMIDTKGPEVRTTGVDEPLEYKTGDVVKIFGRPEMDSSHDIVNVSYSDITKDVKVGDDILFDDGELDMQVIENVGPMLIAKVQNDGTLGSHKSVNIPGEHIDLPALTDRDRHNILLAIELDIDFIAHSFVRNAADVMEVQKILDEHNSDIKIISKIENQEGVDNIEEIIDASYGIMVARGDLGIEVPIERIPGIQRSIIRSCIQKKRPVIVATQMLHTMINNPRPTRAEVTDIANAIYYRTDALMLSGETASGKYPLEAVQTMARIAEQAEKDKLRDDDIEIPTDGDCDLREFLAHAAIESTKKAGVAGIITDSETGRTARNLAAFRGPVPVLAICYKEKTQRWLNLSYGVTPIYQREQVSSQYMFFAALRMLRQKGYIKDENKIAYLSGSFGEGGGTTFLEINKVKEVFDRSYQFHLPGSAKVDVDE encoded by the coding sequence ATGAAACAAACAAAAATTGTAGCTTCGATAAGTGATCGCAGATGTGATCAGGATTTCATTAGAAAATTATTTTTTGCTGGTATGAATGTTGTTCGTATGAACACTGCTCATGCCACTGAGGAAGGTATACGCACTATTGTAAAAAATGTAAGGGCTGTATCTCCTCATATTGGTATTATGATTGATACCAAAGGACCTGAAGTAAGAACAACAGGCGTTGATGAACCGCTTGAATATAAAACAGGTGATGTAGTCAAAATTTTTGGTCGCCCTGAAATGGACAGTTCTCATGATATTGTTAATGTTTCATATTCAGACATCACTAAGGACGTTAAGGTTGGTGACGATATATTGTTTGACGACGGAGAATTAGATATGCAGGTCATAGAGAACGTTGGTCCAATGCTTATTGCAAAGGTTCAGAATGACGGTACTCTTGGCTCACATAAAAGTGTTAATATTCCTGGGGAGCATATTGATCTTCCTGCATTAACAGATCGTGATCGACATAATATACTTCTGGCTATTGAGTTAGATATTGATTTTATAGCTCATTCATTTGTTAGAAATGCTGCTGATGTTATGGAGGTCCAGAAAATTCTGGATGAGCATAATAGCGATATTAAGATTATTTCGAAAATTGAGAATCAGGAAGGTGTAGATAATATTGAAGAGATTATTGACGCTTCTTATGGTATTATGGTTGCTCGTGGTGACCTTGGTATAGAAGTGCCTATTGAGAGAATACCTGGTATTCAGCGTTCAATAATCCGCAGTTGCATTCAAAAGAAGAGACCTGTCATAGTAGCTACGCAAATGTTGCATACTATGATAAATAATCCTCGTCCTACGCGTGCCGAAGTTACTGATATAGCAAATGCAATTTATTACAGAACTGATGCTCTAATGCTCAGTGGTGAAACTGCTAGTGGAAAGTATCCTTTGGAAGCTGTTCAGACTATGGCTCGCATTGCAGAACAAGCTGAAAAAGATAAATTGCGTGATGATGATATAGAAATTCCAACTGATGGAGATTGTGATCTTAGAGAATTTTTGGCACATGCAGCTATTGAATCAACAAAGAAAGCTGGTGTAGCTGGAATTATAACTGATAGTGAAACTGGAAGAACTGCTCGTAATCTTGCCGCATTCCGTGGCCCAGTTCCTGTATTAGCTATATGTTATAAGGAAAAGACTCAACGATGGCTCAATCTTAGTTATGGAGTAACTCCAATATATCAGAGAGAGCAGGTTAGTTCTCAGTATATGTTTTTTGCTGCATTGAGAATGCTTCGTCAAAAAGGATATATTAAGGATGAAAATAAGATAGCATATCTTAGTGGAAGTTTTGGTGAAGGCGGCGGTACTACTTTCCTTGAAATCAACAAGGTTAAGGAAGTCTTTGATAGAAGTTATCAATTCCATCTTCCAGGAAGTGCAAAGGTTGACGTAGATGAATAA
- a CDS encoding acetyl-CoA carboxylase biotin carboxyl carrier protein: protein MKEFKYTIDGKEYNVTIGEIDENNVASISVNGEDYNVQMEKEAESEKKKVVLGKPADNSDDEATPAANVNTNNAVKAPLPGTITAINVEVGQEVKAGDAVVVLEAMKMANNIEAEKDGKITAICVKVGQSVLEEDPLVVIE, encoded by the coding sequence ATGAAAGAGTTTAAATATACTATCGATGGTAAAGAATATAACGTTACCATTGGCGAAATAGACGAGAATAATGTAGCCAGTATTAGTGTAAACGGTGAAGACTACAATGTTCAGATGGAAAAAGAAGCTGAGTCTGAGAAGAAGAAGGTTGTATTAGGCAAACCTGCCGACAACTCTGATGATGAGGCTACTCCAGCAGCCAATGTAAATACAAACAATGCCGTTAAAGCACCACTACCTGGAACAATTACTGCAATCAATGTTGAAGTTGGTCAGGAAGTAAAAGCCGGTGATGCTGTTGTCGTTCTTGAAGCAATGAAAATGGCTAACAACATTGAGGCTGAAAAAGATGGTAAGATTACTGCTATCTGTGTAAAAGTTGGTCAAAGTGTTCTTGAAGAGGATCCTTTGGTTGTTATTGAATAA
- a CDS encoding acyl-CoA carboxylase subunit beta, producing the protein MSKQVEKIKELIAKREQAYLGGGEKAIDKQHARGKYTARERIEMLVDKDSFEEYDMFKLHRCHNFGMEKKQYLGDGVVAGSATICGRLVYLYAQDFTVNGGSLSETMAQKICKVMDMAMKMGAPFICMNDSGGARIQEGISSLAGYGEIFERNILASGVIPQISAIMGPCAGGAVYSPALTDFIFMTEGTSYMFLTGPKVVKTVTGEDIDAEHLGGASVHASKSGVTHFTAKTEEECMELIKTLLSYIPSNNTEEAPRTECNDPIDRKEDLLNEIIPEDPNQAYDMYKVIAAVTDNGEFFEVQPKFAKNIITGFARFNGQSVGVVANQPAAYAGVLDVNASRKAARFVRFCDAFNIPIVSLVDVPGFLPGTGQEYNAVIQHGAQLLYAYGEATVPKITITLRKSYGGSHIVMGCKQLRSDLNFAWPSAEIAVMGGSGAVAILCAKEAKAKKEAGEDVKAFLAEKEEEYTDKFANPYQAAQFGYIDDIIEPRNTRFRICRGLAQLATKRDSLPAKKHGCMPM; encoded by the coding sequence ATGAGTAAGCAAGTAGAAAAAATCAAGGAGCTGATTGCAAAGCGCGAACAGGCTTATCTTGGTGGTGGTGAAAAGGCTATCGACAAGCAGCATGCACGTGGCAAATACACAGCTCGCGAACGTATTGAAATGTTAGTGGATAAAGATAGCTTTGAAGAATATGATATGTTCAAGCTACATCGTTGCCACAACTTCGGTATGGAAAAAAAGCAATACCTCGGTGATGGAGTTGTTGCTGGTTCTGCAACTATCTGTGGCAGACTCGTATATCTATATGCTCAAGACTTCACCGTAAACGGAGGTTCTCTTTCTGAAACAATGGCTCAGAAAATATGTAAAGTTATGGATATGGCCATGAAGATGGGTGCTCCTTTCATTTGCATGAACGACTCTGGTGGTGCACGTATTCAAGAGGGTATTTCTTCTCTCGCTGGCTATGGTGAAATTTTCGAACGCAACATTCTAGCAAGTGGTGTTATACCACAGATTAGTGCAATAATGGGCCCTTGTGCCGGTGGTGCTGTATATTCACCTGCATTGACAGACTTCATCTTTATGACAGAAGGCACATCTTATATGTTCCTTACAGGTCCTAAAGTTGTAAAGACTGTAACTGGTGAAGATATTGATGCTGAACATCTTGGTGGCGCCAGCGTACACGCAAGCAAGAGCGGTGTTACTCATTTCACAGCTAAAACAGAAGAAGAGTGCATGGAACTGATAAAGACTCTTCTATCTTATATTCCTTCTAACAATACAGAGGAGGCGCCAAGAACAGAATGCAACGACCCTATTGACCGCAAGGAAGACCTTCTTAATGAAATTATTCCTGAAGATCCAAATCAGGCTTACGATATGTATAAGGTTATTGCAGCAGTAACTGATAATGGAGAATTCTTTGAGGTTCAACCTAAATTCGCAAAGAACATCATTACCGGTTTTGCTCGTTTCAATGGTCAAAGCGTTGGTGTTGTTGCTAATCAGCCAGCAGCTTACGCAGGTGTACTTGACGTAAACGCCAGCCGCAAGGCAGCTAGATTCGTTAGATTCTGCGATGCATTCAATATTCCTATCGTCAGCCTTGTTGACGTACCAGGATTCCTTCCAGGAACAGGTCAGGAGTATAACGCTGTTATTCAGCATGGTGCACAGTTACTATATGCATACGGTGAAGCTACAGTTCCTAAGATTACAATAACTCTTCGTAAGAGTTACGGTGGTTCTCACATCGTTATGGGATGTAAGCAGCTTCGTTCAGACTTGAACTTCGCATGGCCATCTGCAGAGATTGCTGTTATGGGAGGAAGCGGTGCTGTTGCAATACTTTGTGCAAAAGAAGCAAAAGCTAAGAAAGAAGCAGGAGAAGATGTTAAGGCATTCCTTGCTGAAAAGGAAGAAGAATACACCGATAAATTCGCTAATCCATATCAGGCAGCGCAATTCGGATATATTGATGATATTATAGAACCTCGCAATACTCGTTTCCGCATATGCCGTGGTTTGGCGCAACTAGCTACAAAACGCGACAGTCTTCCTGCAAAGAAGCACGGATGTATGCCAATGTAA
- the hisC gene encoding histidinol-phosphate transaminase: MKSLEELARPNIWSLAPYSSARNEYNGRAAHVFLDANENPYNKPLNRYPDPLQEDVKAKLSVVKRVRPEQIFLGNGSDEAIDLPYRCFCRPGIDNVVAIEPTYGMYKVCADINDVEYRPVLLDENYQITAEKLLKATDKNTKLIWVCSPNNPTGNNINRDEIIKLIDSFEGLVIVDEAYSDFSSQKPLRDELDRHPNMIVLNTFSKAWGCAAIRLGMAFASKDIISIFNKVKYPYNVNSLTQKQALEALKDPYEVDKWVKIILQERLRMIQAFNDLPICEKVYNTDANFFLAKMKDAQKTYDYLVDKGIIVRNRTRISLCGNCLRITIGTKLENQDLLAALRDL, translated from the coding sequence ATGAAATCATTAGAAGAATTGGCAAGACCAAATATTTGGTCATTAGCCCCATATAGTAGTGCAAGAAACGAATATAATGGGCGTGCTGCACACGTGTTTCTTGATGCAAATGAGAATCCATACAATAAGCCACTCAATCGCTACCCAGATCCTCTACAAGAAGATGTAAAGGCTAAACTTTCTGTGGTGAAACGCGTTAGACCTGAGCAGATTTTTCTTGGTAATGGTAGTGATGAAGCAATTGATCTACCCTATCGCTGTTTTTGCCGTCCAGGGATTGACAATGTCGTTGCAATAGAACCGACTTATGGAATGTACAAGGTGTGTGCTGACATCAACGATGTGGAATATAGACCTGTGTTGCTTGATGAAAACTATCAAATAACAGCAGAAAAACTATTAAAGGCTACTGATAAAAATACCAAACTTATATGGGTATGTTCACCAAATAATCCAACAGGTAACAATATAAACCGCGATGAGATAATAAAACTGATTGACTCTTTCGAAGGATTAGTTATAGTTGACGAGGCTTATTCTGACTTTTCTTCACAAAAGCCTTTAAGAGATGAACTTGACAGACATCCTAACATGATTGTACTGAATACTTTCAGTAAAGCATGGGGCTGTGCAGCCATACGTCTTGGAATGGCTTTTGCAAGTAAAGATATAATCTCAATATTTAACAAGGTAAAATATCCATATAATGTTAACAGCCTTACGCAAAAGCAAGCGCTAGAGGCATTAAAGGATCCGTATGAAGTAGACAAGTGGGTAAAAATAATATTGCAAGAACGTTTACGTATGATTCAAGCATTCAATGACTTACCTATATGCGAAAAGGTTTATAACACAGATGCTAACTTCTTTTTGGCAAAAATGAAAGATGCGCAGAAAACATACGACTACCTTGTTGACAAAGGTATAATCGTAAGAAACCGCACAAGAATAAGTCTTTGCGGAAATTGTCTTCGCATAACAATTGGCACAAAATTGGAAAATCAGGATTTACTTGCTGCGCTAAGAGATTTGTAA
- the hisD gene encoding histidinol dehydrogenase, whose protein sequence is MNIIKYPKRSEWSIIVERPHLDVSQLNTTVQSVLEKIKNEGDAAVIEFESKFDHVNLQSLAVSKEEMDEAERLISDKLHHALVLAHHNIAKFHESQKFDGSKIETQPGVTCWQKSVPIQKVGLYIPGGTAPLFSTVLMLATPAKIAGCDEIVLCTPPNREGKVNPAILVAAKIAGVNKIYKAGGVQAIGAMAYGTESVPKVYKIFGPGNQYVMAAKQQVSLHDVAIDMPAGPSEVCVIADETSNPVFVAADLLSQAEHGTDSQVILITTSEDFLYKVNDEVKVQLEQLPRKEIASKALDNSKFVLVKDKEEAMELSNTYAPEHLILSTNDYDELSEKVINAGSVFLGQYACESAGDYASGTNHTLPTHGYALAYNGVNLDSYNRKVTFQHLTKEGVKNIGPAVEIMAENEQLIAHKNAMTVRLQALKNKAE, encoded by the coding sequence ATGAATATTATCAAATATCCGAAGAGGAGTGAATGGAGTATTATTGTGGAGCGTCCACATTTGGATGTATCACAACTTAATACTACTGTGCAAAGCGTACTTGAAAAAATTAAGAACGAAGGCGATGCCGCTGTTATAGAGTTTGAATCAAAGTTCGATCATGTTAATCTACAATCTTTGGCTGTTTCAAAAGAAGAAATGGACGAAGCTGAAAGACTTATTAGTGACAAACTTCATCATGCATTGGTTCTAGCACATCATAACATTGCTAAATTTCACGAATCTCAGAAATTTGATGGTTCTAAAATAGAAACACAGCCTGGCGTTACATGCTGGCAAAAATCGGTTCCAATACAAAAAGTAGGATTATATATTCCTGGAGGAACGGCACCACTATTCAGCACTGTATTGATGCTTGCTACTCCTGCAAAGATTGCTGGATGTGACGAAATAGTACTATGCACCCCACCCAACCGTGAAGGAAAAGTTAATCCTGCAATATTGGTTGCTGCAAAAATCGCAGGAGTAAATAAGATTTATAAAGCCGGCGGTGTTCAAGCTATTGGTGCTATGGCTTACGGAACAGAATCTGTGCCAAAGGTTTACAAGATATTCGGACCTGGCAACCAATATGTAATGGCTGCAAAGCAACAGGTTTCACTACATGACGTGGCTATAGATATGCCAGCAGGTCCTTCTGAAGTTTGCGTTATTGCAGACGAAACAAGTAATCCTGTTTTTGTAGCAGCCGACCTGCTATCGCAAGCTGAACATGGTACTGACTCACAAGTTATTCTTATTACAACATCAGAAGACTTCCTCTATAAAGTTAACGATGAGGTTAAAGTTCAACTTGAACAATTACCACGTAAAGAAATAGCATCTAAAGCTTTAGATAATAGTAAATTTGTTTTAGTGAAAGACAAAGAAGAAGCTATGGAGTTAAGTAACACTTATGCTCCAGAACATCTTATTTTATCTACAAATGATTATGATGAATTATCAGAAAAGGTAATTAATGCCGGTAGTGTATTCTTAGGTCAATATGCATGTGAAAGTGCTGGAGACTATGCTAGCGGAACAAATCATACTCTACCTACGCATGGCTATGCACTAGCATATAATGGCGTAAATCTAGACAGTTATAACCGTAAGGTTACATTCCAACACCTCACGAAAGAAGGTGTAAAGAACATTGGACCAGCTGTAGAGATAATGGCTGAAAACGAACAACTAATAGCTCACAAAAATGCAATGACAGTTCGTCTACAAGCATTAAAAAATAAGGCAGAATGA
- the hisG gene encoding ATP phosphoribosyltransferase, whose product MLRIAVQSKGRLFDDTMNLLAEADIKVSASKRTLLVQSSNFPLEILYLRDDDIPQSVASGVADIGVVGENEFVERDENAQIISRLGFSKCRLSLAIPKEINYTGLEWFNGKKIATSYPGILRKFMKQHNINAEVHVITGSVEISPGIGLADGIFDIVSSGSTLVSNNLHEVELVMKSEALLVGNWNMNEEKHQVLNEMLFRFEAVRSAQDKKYVMMNAPKDKIKKITAVLPGIKSPTIIPLADENWCSIHTVLDEKCFWEIIGKLKELGAQGILVTPIEKMIL is encoded by the coding sequence ATGTTACGTATAGCTGTACAATCAAAGGGTCGTCTATTTGATGACACAATGAACTTACTTGCCGAGGCAGATATCAAAGTTAGTGCCAGCAAGCGCACGTTATTGGTGCAATCGTCAAACTTCCCATTGGAGATTCTCTATCTAAGGGATGACGATATACCACAAAGTGTAGCTAGCGGTGTTGCAGACATCGGTGTCGTTGGTGAGAATGAATTTGTTGAGCGTGATGAGAATGCTCAAATTATTAGTAGACTAGGATTTAGCAAATGCAGACTGTCACTTGCAATTCCAAAAGAAATAAACTATACCGGTCTGGAATGGTTTAACGGAAAGAAAATTGCTACTTCTTATCCAGGTATCCTTCGCAAGTTTATGAAACAGCATAACATAAATGCTGAAGTTCATGTAATAACTGGCAGCGTTGAAATTAGTCCTGGTATAGGCTTAGCTGATGGTATATTTGATATTGTCAGTTCTGGGAGTACGCTGGTAAGCAACAACCTTCATGAAGTTGAATTAGTGATGAAGAGCGAGGCTTTGCTTGTCGGCAATTGGAATATGAATGAAGAGAAGCATCAAGTTCTCAACGAGATGCTGTTCAGATTTGAAGCTGTGCGTTCTGCTCAAGACAAGAAATATGTCATGATGAATGCCCCTAAAGATAAAATCAAGAAAATCACAGCTGTATTACCAGGCATTAAGAGCCCTACAATTATACCACTAGCTGATGAGAACTGGTGCTCTATACACACAGTGCTTGATGAAAAATGTTTTTGGGAAATAATAGGAAAGCTAAAAGAACTTGGTGCACAAGGAATTTTGGTTACCCCAATAGAAAAAATGATATTATAA